The Kitasatospora sp. NBC_01287 genome contains a region encoding:
- a CDS encoding alpha/beta hydrolase: MGTAAREPVTPEGLAARQQRDATARPRPTLHELRADGRFEVAELRAPGGRGGPEVTLVSARPAGTAGPLPLLYYLHGGGLIMGNAWSVLPRVLSDWALPLGLAVISVEYRLAPRARYLDPVEDCYAGLAWAAGHAAELGLDADRIILGGKSAGAGLAAGLALLTRDRGGPVPIGQLLLSPMLDDRNDTFSSHQMAGHDTWDRASNTTAWQALLGDRYGTADLSPYAAAARATDLSRLPPAYIEVGSAETFRDEAVGYADAIWRAGGEAELHVWPGAFHGFDTLAPQATLSQEAGEARSRWLRRITGRTGR; the protein is encoded by the coding sequence ATGGGCACGGCGGCACGGGAGCCCGTCACCCCGGAGGGTCTCGCGGCCAGGCAGCAGCGGGATGCCACGGCCCGGCCCAGGCCGACCCTCCACGAACTGCGCGCCGACGGCCGGTTCGAGGTGGCGGAGTTGCGTGCGCCGGGCGGTCGGGGCGGGCCGGAGGTCACCCTCGTCAGCGCACGGCCCGCCGGGACGGCCGGACCGCTGCCGCTCCTGTACTACCTGCACGGCGGCGGGCTGATCATGGGCAACGCCTGGTCCGTGCTGCCACGGGTGCTCAGCGACTGGGCCCTCCCGCTGGGGCTCGCCGTCATCTCCGTCGAGTACCGGCTGGCGCCGCGGGCGCGGTACCTCGACCCCGTGGAGGACTGCTACGCCGGGCTCGCCTGGGCCGCCGGCCACGCGGCCGAACTGGGTCTCGACGCGGATCGGATCATCCTCGGCGGGAAGAGCGCGGGTGCCGGACTCGCCGCGGGGCTCGCCCTGTTGACCCGCGACCGAGGCGGGCCGGTGCCGATCGGCCAGTTGCTGCTGAGCCCGATGCTCGACGACCGCAACGACACCTTCTCCAGCCACCAGATGGCCGGCCACGACACCTGGGACCGGGCCTCCAACACCACCGCTTGGCAGGCGCTGCTGGGCGACCGGTACGGCACCGCCGACCTGTCGCCCTACGCGGCCGCCGCCCGCGCCACGGACCTGTCCCGGCTCCCCCCGGCCTACATCGAGGTCGGGTCGGCCGAGACCTTCCGGGACGAGGCCGTCGGCTACGCCGATGCGATCTGGCGGGCCGGCGGCGAGGCCGAACTGCACGTCTGGCCAGGCGCGTTCCACGGCTTCGACACCCTCGCACCGCAGGCCACCCTGAGCCAGGAGGCCGGCGAGGCCCGCTCCCGCTGGCTGCGGCGGATCACCGGACGGACCGGACGCTGA
- a CDS encoding MarR family winged helix-turn-helix transcriptional regulator, protein MASKSSDGAASDASDGMLDLPGLFADLVRCETRLYNALNERLRERHGIVTSQFEFLSHLRDQPGSRVADLAAEFAIGIGATSKGVDRLEKLGWVVRQPNPADRRSSLLALTDDGLALVEAAAGTFSERLAELFAETSGTSPLPAVAQTFARLRAVLERDGIGLPTG, encoded by the coding sequence ATGGCATCTAAATCAAGCGATGGCGCGGCGAGTGACGCGAGTGACGGCATGCTCGACCTGCCGGGCCTCTTCGCCGACCTCGTCCGCTGCGAGACGCGGCTCTACAACGCGCTCAACGAACGCCTCCGCGAGCGGCACGGGATCGTCACCTCGCAGTTCGAGTTCCTGAGCCACCTCCGCGACCAACCCGGGTCCCGGGTGGCGGACCTCGCCGCCGAGTTCGCCATCGGGATCGGGGCGACCAGCAAGGGCGTCGACCGCCTGGAGAAACTGGGCTGGGTCGTCCGGCAGCCGAATCCGGCGGACCGCCGGTCCTCACTGCTCGCCCTGACCGATGACGGCCTGGCGCTGGTCGAGGCGGCGGCCGGGACGTTCTCGGAGCGGCTCGCCGAACTCTTCGCGGAGACGAGCGGGACGTCCCCGCTGCCGGCCGTCGCGCAGACCTTCGCGCGGCTCCGCGCCGTGCTGGAACGTGACGGGATCGGCCTGCCGACGGGCTGA